The Kangiella marina genome window below encodes:
- a CDS encoding AbgT family transporter: protein MNNDNAQPTGAIARFLNGIERVGNKLPDPAIIFLVAMITIWILSWLFSGVDFSAIDPRTGDPIVVKNLLTGDSLANFLSSMVKTFTGFAPLGVVLVAMLGVGVAEHSGYINTGIKLMLKRTPKALLTPMIILVGIVSHTATDAGYVLVIPLAGVIFYAMGRHPLAGIAAAFAGVSGGFSANFIPSGIDPLLQSFTQSSAQIIEEGMQVNPLNNYFFTSVSSIFIILVGWYITDKIIEPRLQKTKVDGETEDLPQFDIVTKEEKRSFIIATTVMIAGLGLLAWASLIEDSPLSHEGSLTNFSAPLMQSIVPLIFLLFWIPGAIYGFTSGTFKKSKDMIDAMTKAMEGMAYYVVMAFFCALFIAAFAQSNLGALLAIEGAQVLKALALPSGVTIVGIIFLTAFVNLFVGSSSAKWALLAPIFVPMLMQLGISPDLTQAAYRVGDSSSNIITPLMPYFPLVVVYCQKYVKDTGIGTLVAMMLPFSIAFLIGWSLFLLAYWGLGIPLGVQSSYTFG, encoded by the coding sequence ATGAATAACGATAATGCGCAACCGACGGGCGCTATTGCCCGTTTTTTGAATGGCATTGAGCGCGTTGGGAACAAGCTTCCTGACCCAGCCATTATTTTCTTAGTGGCTATGATAACGATATGGATCTTATCGTGGCTATTTTCTGGGGTAGACTTTTCAGCCATCGATCCGCGAACTGGCGATCCGATTGTTGTGAAAAACCTACTAACAGGCGACTCTTTAGCCAACTTCTTATCGAGCATGGTTAAGACCTTTACAGGTTTCGCGCCGTTAGGAGTGGTTTTGGTCGCTATGCTCGGTGTCGGCGTTGCAGAGCATTCAGGGTATATCAATACTGGCATCAAGTTGATGCTCAAAAGAACCCCCAAAGCACTGCTCACACCAATGATTATCCTTGTGGGTATTGTCAGCCACACGGCTACTGATGCCGGTTACGTGTTAGTGATTCCGTTAGCGGGTGTGATTTTCTACGCCATGGGGCGTCATCCATTAGCCGGTATCGCAGCGGCGTTTGCGGGCGTAAGTGGTGGCTTCAGTGCAAACTTTATCCCTTCAGGCATTGACCCATTGTTGCAAAGCTTTACGCAAAGCTCCGCACAAATCATCGAAGAAGGGATGCAGGTTAACCCGCTAAACAACTACTTCTTCACTTCGGTATCGAGTATTTTCATTATCTTAGTCGGTTGGTATATCACTGATAAAATCATTGAGCCACGTCTACAAAAGACAAAAGTTGATGGTGAAACCGAAGATCTGCCTCAGTTTGATATTGTGACTAAAGAAGAGAAGCGTTCATTCATCATCGCAACCACTGTCATGATTGCTGGTTTAGGTTTATTGGCATGGGCATCGTTGATTGAAGATTCACCATTAAGTCATGAAGGTTCTTTGACCAATTTTAGTGCACCATTGATGCAATCCATCGTGCCACTGATTTTCTTGCTATTCTGGATTCCTGGCGCCATCTATGGTTTTACTTCAGGCACTTTTAAGAAGTCTAAAGATATGATCGACGCCATGACCAAAGCAATGGAAGGTATGGCTTATTACGTTGTTATGGCATTCTTCTGTGCCTTGTTTATTGCGGCGTTTGCTCAGTCAAACCTTGGCGCGCTACTGGCGATTGAAGGCGCTCAAGTGTTGAAAGCTTTGGCATTACCAAGCGGCGTGACCATTGTGGGTATTATCTTCCTAACCGCATTCGTCAACCTGTTTGTGGGGTCGTCATCAGCGAAGTGGGCGCTGTTAGCTCCTATCTTTGTCCCAATGTTGATGCAACTGGGTATCTCGCCAGACTTAACGCAGGCCGCGTACCGTGTGGGTGATTCAAGCTCAAACATTATTACACCACTTATGCCGTACTTCCCGCTGGTTGTGGTCTATTGCCAGAAATACGTTAAAGACACAGGGATCGGAACTTTGGTTGCGATGATGCTACCGTTCTCGATTGCCTTCCTTATTGGTTGGAGCTTGTTCTTATTGGCGTACTGGGGATTGGGTATTCCTTTAGGTGTTCAATCAAGCTACACCTTTGGTTAG
- a CDS encoding M90 family metallopeptidase, translated as MLPLYLFLLACAGLIAWIATSTLRRRKKRQQIVSQPFPKEWRQILRNNLSFFYKMPTDLQLQLKDKMKVFLSEKEFTGHQGQTITDEVRVTIAAQACLLLLNRHTDYYPFLQTISVYPAAFITNRATQDGSGIQQRDSRVLLGESWNRGKVILSWKDSASGGADFEDGHNLVIHEFAHQLDGESGTTNGAPPLSKKQSYDQWSQVLSTEFEKLRQQAQGIEPTLIDKYGATNPAEFFAVSSEVFFERPQDLKQQHPELYRELSQYYQVDPSSW; from the coding sequence ATGTTGCCCTTATACCTATTCCTTCTGGCCTGTGCGGGATTGATTGCATGGATAGCCACATCAACCCTACGTCGACGCAAAAAAAGACAGCAAATCGTCAGTCAGCCCTTCCCCAAAGAATGGCGGCAAATACTGAGGAATAACCTGAGCTTCTTTTATAAAATGCCTACTGACCTGCAGTTACAGCTCAAAGATAAGATGAAAGTCTTTCTATCAGAAAAGGAATTTACAGGACATCAAGGACAAACGATTACCGATGAAGTACGCGTGACCATTGCAGCTCAGGCTTGCTTACTGCTACTCAATCGACACACAGATTATTATCCGTTTCTTCAAACGATCTCCGTTTACCCTGCCGCTTTTATCACAAACCGTGCGACTCAGGATGGCTCAGGCATCCAACAGCGTGACTCAAGAGTATTACTCGGTGAATCATGGAATCGTGGCAAAGTGATACTGTCTTGGAAAGATTCAGCCAGCGGAGGGGCAGACTTTGAGGATGGCCATAACTTAGTGATCCATGAATTCGCCCACCAACTCGACGGTGAGTCAGGAACGACGAATGGCGCGCCACCACTCAGTAAAAAGCAAAGCTATGATCAATGGTCTCAGGTACTGTCCACAGAATTTGAGAAGTTGCGTCAGCAAGCTCAAGGAATTGAGCCGACTCTTATTGATAAATATGGTGCGACCAACCCTGCTGAGTTTTTTGCGGTTTCCAGTGAGGTTTTCTTCGAGCGTCCTCAAGATCTAAAGCAACAGCATCCCGAGCTCTATCGCGAGTTATCGCAATACTACCAAGTCGATCCGAGCAGTTGGTAA
- a CDS encoding group 1 truncated hemoglobin, with protein MSVSILRQLRAGLLVVALGVLSSAVMSCAYHQKPSLYQQLGEKEGIANVVDNLALLIASDPMLRPRFVDVDLFLFRTHLIEQLCKVSNGPCEYTGGSMKEVHRGLDISDAEFNRLVTHLREAMTKEQIPYVAQNELLSKLAPMHSDVTYQ; from the coding sequence ATGAGTGTTAGTATCTTAAGACAACTACGAGCAGGGCTCTTAGTGGTGGCTTTGGGCGTATTATCCTCTGCTGTTATGTCTTGTGCTTATCACCAAAAACCGAGCCTTTATCAGCAGCTTGGTGAAAAGGAAGGTATCGCTAATGTGGTTGATAATTTGGCCTTACTGATTGCGAGCGATCCAATGTTGAGACCGCGCTTTGTTGATGTCGACCTATTTTTGTTCCGCACTCACCTGATTGAACAGTTGTGTAAAGTATCGAATGGTCCTTGTGAATACACTGGCGGAAGCATGAAGGAAGTGCATCGCGGGCTCGATATCAGCGATGCCGAGTTTAATCGGCTGGTGACCCATTTACGAGAGGCGATGACGAAAGAGCAGATTCCTTATGTGGCTCAAAATGAATTACTCTCTAAGTTAGCGCCGATGCATTCAGACGTCACCTACCAATAA
- a CDS encoding DUF3034 family protein encodes MKTKLYFLIGFFLVGLHSTDLAAGSRILATSGINTVEGAAGGGITPWAVISGYSSSDEWSATGHYSAVRLDDFDLDVLGASVSYNNRIEVSVTKQSLDVIPLNTSIEQQIFSVKARLYGDIIYGSWPQISAGIIHKDNQDFAVPQLLGARDDSGTDYYLAASKLVLHGVGGYNWLFNASARYSNANQNGLLGFGDVNNSEKKWLAEASFAVLPREDLAIGMEYRQQPNVLASVEEDSWKDFFVAWFVNKNLSISAAYVDLGTIAGLPDQTGYYINFQGYF; translated from the coding sequence TTGAAAACAAAACTTTATTTTCTTATTGGTTTTTTCTTAGTAGGACTCCACAGCACAGATCTGGCGGCAGGCAGTCGAATCTTGGCGACTAGCGGCATCAACACCGTAGAAGGTGCTGCTGGCGGTGGTATCACTCCTTGGGCTGTGATTAGTGGTTATAGTAGTAGTGACGAGTGGAGCGCGACTGGTCATTATTCGGCCGTACGACTCGATGACTTTGACTTGGATGTATTGGGGGCTTCGGTCAGCTATAACAACCGAATCGAGGTGTCTGTGACTAAGCAGTCATTAGATGTTATTCCTTTAAATACGAGTATTGAGCAGCAGATTTTTTCGGTTAAAGCGCGCCTTTATGGCGATATTATTTATGGTAGTTGGCCTCAGATTTCTGCAGGTATTATTCATAAAGACAATCAAGACTTCGCCGTTCCGCAGCTACTAGGAGCAAGGGACGACAGTGGCACTGATTACTATCTCGCAGCGAGTAAGCTTGTCCTACATGGTGTCGGTGGTTATAACTGGCTATTTAATGCCTCAGCTCGTTACTCCAATGCTAATCAAAATGGTCTGCTTGGTTTCGGAGACGTCAATAATAGTGAAAAGAAGTGGCTGGCAGAGGCGAGTTTTGCCGTTTTACCCCGAGAAGACTTGGCCATTGGCATGGAGTACCGTCAACAGCCCAACGTTCTCGCGTCTGTTGAAGAAGATAGCTGGAAAGATTTCTTTGTTGCTTGGTTTGTGAATAAAAACTTAAGTATCAGTGCCGCTTATGTGGATCTCGGCACCATTGCCGGTCTGCCTGACCAAACGGGTTATTACATTAACTTCCAAGGGTATTTCTAA
- a CDS encoding bifunctional diguanylate cyclase/phosphodiesterase, with product MIKSYRGKLILLIVLALSLIQVGSSIATLQVTRSLSQEQAIQSVEVGAKILQEVLQQKESQYRSAMQVIVSDFGFKSAVATQDRATLATALDNHTRRIQADLVFLTDNQLQQQLSAPTISDSEMDSVLSGSKPMLNDGEVFSRNMVINQHPYMVVFAPVKAPTIIGWVGMGFLLDETVAEEIKQITNLDVGFVAMNGDIINAYNTTEVGNIQQHFMSLSQAPSDKPQDNITGLSSLESDDLMFVSALSSPAEQAQLYSYMYISSDSWLKRYLELRNYQLVVFLGVLAVAIGISIWLAKEVSRPVEKLVRFARGIGKGESVEPPTVKTKELSLLATTLQQMDVDIKDRQKEIVFNNTHDILTGLSNRNAAEHYLKTLLDKGHGTLIILNIKKFRLINDSIGYANGDLILKEIAARLEKSLPDDVFKARLASDEFLVAADYDITKLVSGQILPKLQQGIAIDDSSVNVQIKAGIYYLNSRSQTINDMMRCADIALSKAKRSAESYVLYQQGQDENYQRQLHIIGIFEESMADGSMYLQYQPKVNLATGKCTEAEALLRWQDKELGFISPEEFIQLAELSGNIRAVTDWVVEEVIKQIIVWQDKGLALRVSVNISVDDLLDVYFRNTVRTLLEQYRVNPRYLTFEITESVIMSDPELAVESMDFFKDLGINIAIDDFGTGYSSLSYLKKVPANELKIDKSFVIDFDSNEEDRLIVETSIGLAHSFGMKVVAEGVETEACQEQLVKLGCDIGQGYFYTPALLADDFEAWSQKFNSKETVSMS from the coding sequence ATGATTAAGAGCTATCGTGGAAAGCTCATCTTACTGATTGTTCTGGCCCTGTCTTTAATCCAGGTCGGTTCTTCCATCGCAACCCTTCAAGTAACTCGCTCGCTGTCACAAGAACAGGCAATTCAGTCTGTAGAAGTCGGCGCAAAGATTTTGCAGGAAGTTCTGCAGCAAAAAGAATCGCAGTATCGTTCTGCGATGCAAGTTATTGTTTCTGACTTTGGCTTTAAATCAGCGGTAGCTACTCAAGATAGAGCGACGTTAGCAACGGCTCTGGATAACCATACCCGCCGGATCCAAGCTGACTTGGTGTTTTTGACCGATAACCAGCTCCAACAACAGTTGTCCGCGCCCACCATCAGTGACTCTGAGATGGACAGTGTGTTAAGTGGCTCAAAACCCATGCTCAATGATGGCGAAGTATTTAGTCGTAACATGGTTATCAATCAGCACCCTTATATGGTGGTGTTTGCGCCAGTAAAAGCGCCAACCATCATCGGCTGGGTCGGCATGGGCTTTTTATTAGATGAGACGGTTGCTGAGGAAATTAAACAAATCACCAATTTGGATGTTGGCTTTGTGGCGATGAATGGCGACATTATCAATGCTTATAACACAACGGAAGTCGGTAATATCCAACAGCACTTCATGTCGTTGTCGCAGGCTCCAAGCGATAAACCTCAAGACAATATTACGGGGCTTTCAAGTCTAGAAAGCGATGATTTGATGTTTGTCTCAGCACTATCGAGCCCAGCTGAACAAGCTCAACTATATAGCTACATGTATATCTCTAGTGATAGCTGGTTAAAACGATATCTTGAATTGAGAAACTATCAGTTAGTGGTCTTCCTTGGTGTTTTGGCTGTCGCCATTGGTATCTCTATTTGGCTTGCCAAAGAAGTCAGTCGGCCGGTAGAAAAATTAGTACGCTTTGCTAGAGGAATTGGTAAAGGTGAATCTGTTGAGCCGCCAACCGTCAAGACTAAAGAGCTCAGCTTGTTAGCAACAACCTTACAGCAGATGGATGTTGATATTAAGGATCGTCAGAAGGAAATTGTCTTTAACAATACTCACGATATTCTGACGGGCTTATCAAATCGAAATGCCGCCGAACACTATTTAAAAACGTTGCTAGATAAAGGGCACGGAACGCTCATTATTTTAAACATTAAGAAATTCCGATTAATTAATGACTCGATTGGTTATGCAAACGGTGATTTGATTTTAAAAGAAATCGCGGCGCGACTTGAGAAGTCGCTTCCTGACGATGTATTTAAAGCGCGTTTAGCCAGCGACGAGTTTTTGGTCGCAGCAGATTACGATATTACTAAATTAGTATCGGGACAGATTTTACCAAAGTTGCAACAAGGGATTGCGATCGACGATAGTTCGGTCAATGTGCAGATAAAGGCAGGGATTTATTATCTGAATAGTCGCTCACAGACAATTAACGATATGATGCGCTGTGCGGATATTGCGTTGAGTAAAGCGAAGCGTAGCGCAGAATCTTATGTTTTGTATCAGCAAGGTCAGGACGAAAACTACCAGCGTCAGCTTCATATTATTGGTATTTTTGAAGAGTCGATGGCTGACGGTAGTATGTACCTTCAGTATCAACCAAAAGTGAATTTGGCCACTGGTAAATGCACAGAAGCTGAAGCTTTACTTCGCTGGCAAGATAAAGAGCTGGGTTTTATTTCTCCAGAAGAATTTATCCAGTTAGCAGAGTTGTCAGGCAACATCCGGGCCGTCACCGACTGGGTTGTAGAGGAAGTAATAAAGCAAATTATTGTGTGGCAAGATAAGGGGCTGGCGCTGAGAGTTTCAGTGAATATTTCTGTGGACGACTTATTGGATGTCTACTTCCGAAATACCGTTAGGACGTTACTGGAGCAATACCGTGTTAATCCTCGTTACTTAACCTTTGAGATTACCGAAAGCGTGATCATGTCAGATCCAGAGCTTGCCGTGGAGTCGATGGATTTTTTCAAGGATCTTGGTATTAATATTGCAATTGATGATTTTGGTACGGGTTACTCTTCATTAAGTTATCTGAAGAAAGTACCGGCAAACGAGCTTAAAATTGACAAATCTTTTGTGATTGATTTTGATAGTAATGAAGAAGACAGGCTAATTGTCGAAACCTCTATTGGCTTAGCCCATAGTTTTGGAATGAAAGTTGTCGCGGAAGGGGTTGAGACTGAAGCTTGTCAAGAACAATTGGTTAAACTGGGTTGCGATATAGGGCAAGGTTACTTTTATACACCAGCCTTATTAGCAGATGACTTCGAAGCTTGGTCTCAGAAGTTTAACAGTAAAGAAACGGTTTCGATGAGCTAA
- a CDS encoding methylamine utilization protein: MKIKLAMKSLCIGFLGGLALSVEASSLSITVVNDKQQPVDDVVIELLPQKLAEEPSSEASQKNDESHEIGQRNRTFVPFVSAVTVGSSVAFPNYDKTRHHVYSFSKAKTFELKLYVGSPDTTIQFNKAGVVAIGCNIHDYMQAYIYVGGSPWMGVTKDDGRVQVQQLPKGTYQLKLWHPWQLEAFEQKEIVLSENSKSIKLTFNIEEKEKPSPPENKWQDLFKDTP; the protein is encoded by the coding sequence ATGAAAATTAAACTAGCGATGAAAAGCTTGTGTATTGGTTTCTTAGGGGGGCTAGCTTTATCGGTCGAGGCTAGTAGTTTGTCTATCACTGTGGTGAATGATAAACAACAACCAGTGGACGATGTAGTCATCGAGTTACTACCGCAGAAACTGGCTGAAGAACCAAGCTCAGAGGCTTCACAAAAAAACGATGAGTCACACGAAATAGGTCAACGTAACCGGACTTTCGTTCCTTTCGTGAGTGCCGTTACTGTTGGAAGCAGTGTCGCATTTCCCAATTATGATAAAACCCGCCACCATGTTTATTCTTTTTCTAAGGCAAAAACGTTCGAGTTAAAGTTGTATGTCGGAAGTCCCGATACCACCATTCAATTCAATAAAGCCGGTGTGGTCGCGATAGGCTGTAACATTCATGATTACATGCAGGCTTATATCTATGTCGGTGGTAGTCCATGGATGGGGGTCACTAAAGATGACGGCCGTGTCCAAGTCCAACAATTACCGAAGGGTACCTATCAACTTAAGTTATGGCACCCATGGCAATTAGAAGCCTTTGAGCAGAAAGAAATCGTACTCAGTGAAAATAGTAAGAGTATTAAACTGACGTTTAATATTGAGGAAAAGGAGAAGCCTTCGCCACCGGAAAATAAGTGGCAAGATTTGTTTAAGGACACTCCATGA
- a CDS encoding NAD(P)/FAD-dependent oxidoreductase, whose product MQKRDVIIIGAGAAGLMCAISAGGRGKSVTVLDHANKVGKKILMSGGGRCNFTNYYTEPTNFLSENEHFCKSALSRFTQWDFIGMVEKHGIPYHEKKLGQLFCDNKAKDIVNMLLDECAAVGSEVRTHCSIEKIQRQDEGFLLTTTQGKWACSKLVIATGGLSIPTMGATGFGYDIAKQYGLETLPTTAGLVPFTLSPNLLEQFEGLSGTSAEAIVSCNGMQFSENILFTHRGLSGPSILQISSYWRPGDSVEINLLPNVDLYEHLKHQQKDRPKAHINTVLAETLTKKLADRLTELWFADHKEKPLAELSNDVLQAIAKQCQSWQLKPTGTEGYRTAEVTLGGVSTNEVSSKTFEAKKVSGLYFIGEVLDVTGHLGGFNFQWAWASGYACGQEL is encoded by the coding sequence ATGCAAAAACGCGATGTTATTATTATTGGCGCAGGAGCCGCAGGGCTCATGTGTGCGATCAGTGCTGGAGGTCGAGGGAAATCGGTAACTGTTCTTGACCATGCTAACAAGGTCGGCAAAAAGATTCTGATGTCTGGTGGTGGCCGTTGTAACTTTACTAACTATTACACCGAGCCAACCAATTTTCTGTCCGAGAATGAGCACTTCTGTAAGTCGGCGTTGAGTCGCTTTACTCAGTGGGATTTTATTGGAATGGTTGAGAAGCATGGCATTCCCTATCATGAAAAAAAGTTGGGCCAACTGTTTTGTGATAACAAGGCAAAAGACATCGTCAACATGTTATTGGATGAATGTGCCGCGGTAGGTTCTGAAGTTCGTACACACTGTTCAATTGAAAAGATACAACGTCAAGATGAAGGCTTTTTACTCACTACTACTCAAGGCAAGTGGGCCTGCTCTAAATTAGTTATTGCCACAGGAGGCTTATCTATTCCGACGATGGGGGCAACGGGCTTTGGTTACGACATTGCCAAGCAGTACGGTCTTGAAACCTTGCCGACCACTGCTGGGTTAGTCCCGTTTACTTTAAGCCCCAATTTACTAGAGCAGTTTGAAGGATTATCGGGAACATCCGCAGAGGCGATAGTCAGCTGTAACGGTATGCAGTTTAGTGAAAACATCCTCTTTACTCATCGAGGCTTAAGTGGGCCATCGATTCTACAAATATCTTCGTATTGGCGTCCGGGTGATAGTGTTGAGATTAATTTGCTTCCTAACGTCGATCTTTATGAACATTTAAAACATCAGCAAAAAGATCGCCCTAAAGCTCATATCAATACGGTGTTGGCTGAAACCTTGACTAAAAAACTTGCAGATCGACTGACCGAACTATGGTTTGCTGACCACAAGGAAAAACCCTTAGCTGAACTGTCAAACGACGTGCTGCAAGCAATAGCGAAACAATGCCAATCATGGCAGCTTAAACCTACGGGCACGGAAGGCTATCGAACCGCTGAGGTGACCCTAGGAGGTGTTAGTACCAATGAAGTATCTTCAAAAACATTTGAAGCAAAAAAAGTCTCTGGGTTGTATTTTATTGGTGAAGTTCTCGATGTGACAGGTCACTTAGGCGGCTTTAACTTTCAGTGGGCGTGGGCTTCTGGTTACGCCTGTGGTCAAGAATTATGA
- a CDS encoding DMT family transporter, translating into MKFLMSTGVLYTLCVLIWGSTWFAIEYQLDGVAHEYSTFYRFALAAFLLWVYCLIKKLPLRFNRLQHLWLILLGICMFSLNYVLLYNAQEYLSSAMASVIFSSVLIVNIINSRIFFKTPITPRLAIGSALGLIGMVFIFWDELTDFSLENTAVLGLTLAILGVLAASIGNLVSVQTQKYDLPVIQMNTYGMAYGALFSLAVGLVQGKDMTYNWSASYNISLVYLALFGSVFAFGCYLTLLRRIGVHKASYAVVLFPAVALIISTLFEGFQWTWTVAVGILLIAIGNVFVINRRDLKKA; encoded by the coding sequence ATGAAGTTTTTGATGTCCACAGGCGTACTCTATACCTTATGCGTTCTAATTTGGGGGAGTACTTGGTTTGCTATTGAGTATCAGCTAGACGGTGTGGCACATGAATACTCGACGTTCTATCGTTTTGCTCTAGCCGCTTTTTTGCTTTGGGTTTATTGCTTAATCAAGAAATTACCACTTCGGTTTAATCGGCTTCAACATTTATGGTTGATTTTACTGGGCATCTGTATGTTCAGTCTTAACTATGTACTGCTCTACAATGCCCAAGAATACCTGAGTTCAGCGATGGCCTCAGTGATATTTTCATCAGTGCTGATTGTTAACATCATCAACTCCAGAATTTTCTTTAAAACCCCCATTACACCAAGACTGGCGATAGGCTCAGCCTTAGGCTTAATCGGTATGGTCTTTATTTTTTGGGATGAGTTAACAGACTTTAGCCTAGAAAATACAGCGGTTCTCGGCCTCACCTTAGCCATTTTAGGCGTACTGGCGGCGTCTATTGGAAACCTAGTCTCTGTGCAGACCCAAAAATACGATCTACCCGTGATCCAAATGAATACCTACGGCATGGCTTATGGCGCCTTATTCAGTCTGGCAGTTGGCTTAGTACAAGGTAAAGACATGACCTATAACTGGTCGGCGTCTTATAACATCAGTTTGGTTTATCTCGCCTTATTCGGCTCAGTCTTTGCCTTCGGTTGTTATCTCACGCTGCTTAGGCGTATTGGCGTTCATAAAGCGTCTTACGCGGTGGTGTTATTTCCTGCGGTCGCTTTGATTATTTCAACCTTGTTTGAGGGATTTCAGTGGACTTGGACTGTTGCTGTAGGGATTCTTCTCATTGCGATTGGTAATGTGTTTGTTATCAACCGTCGGGATCTTAAAAAAGCTTAA
- a CDS encoding M14 family metallopeptidase, whose amino-acid sequence MVTITTKFKAAAALVSMALITANTSRAEVLNYTENTNSSNELAIGYPVPIPVDSLTAVDGFRTYDSLHSQHQSLAVTHAEISSTIVGQTENSRDIYAYLFSDADNQTNNGQTEAAFFINGTIHAREWQSPEVVTELMEQLAEKKNDQSVVQYLLDNTNIVILPVMNVDGFLQTQRFPTQVTQTPGTNASSSPAQKFAQPRDGRMRRKNMPNVDEVLSTEGDRLNGVDLNRNGTVFFGVQPDNSTPSSLIYGGPSAQSESETQALLAAAQLGPRNRLRFYQDTHSFSRVLFVPQPSNTRRNAITNSLASKFQSTTQAQGANYFPVIDQVGSGIPTTADYFAYTDLIPTWTLEIEPPQGFANEPNGGAFYGGTGASHSGFIMPDSEIGRTRDQLAPAQILMFYHQAGPAHVTNVRLVDSDGNDVYAASWSSGNTGRNLNVATNNTLNGGETYSLYVSFSKPMRVRNSSGSITQYTGQSATLRPSVSISGNGGSGNFTRNISVSNSNWLNADVDGFSFDQYHDDAFKVDFTLPTDIPVSSNAGSTSIAINISAQDLAGLSLDADPSTVVDWNSGAWIRYENSDGQAGDSGGIDSSYNLSVSNQGLTLTEPQSSGGGGGSFSWSLVTLLSLFGLIGWKRRYH is encoded by the coding sequence ATGGTTACAATAACAACAAAGTTCAAGGCTGCCGCAGCCTTGGTTTCTATGGCATTAATCACTGCTAACACAAGCCGAGCAGAAGTTTTAAATTATACTGAAAACACCAATTCAAGTAATGAGTTAGCTATTGGTTATCCAGTACCAATACCTGTGGACTCGCTTACCGCGGTAGATGGTTTTCGAACTTACGATAGCCTGCACAGTCAACATCAATCGTTGGCCGTCACTCACGCAGAAATTAGCAGCACGATTGTAGGTCAAACTGAGAATAGTCGTGATATTTATGCTTACTTATTCAGTGATGCTGATAATCAAACGAATAACGGTCAGACTGAAGCTGCATTTTTTATTAATGGCACGATTCACGCTCGTGAGTGGCAAAGTCCAGAAGTTGTTACTGAGTTAATGGAGCAGTTAGCTGAAAAGAAAAACGATCAGAGTGTTGTTCAGTATTTGTTAGACAATACCAACATTGTCATTTTACCAGTGATGAATGTCGATGGTTTTTTACAAACTCAGCGCTTCCCAACACAAGTGACTCAAACGCCGGGTACTAATGCCAGCTCGTCGCCAGCTCAAAAGTTTGCCCAACCACGAGATGGGCGGATGCGTCGAAAAAATATGCCGAATGTTGATGAGGTGTTATCAACTGAAGGTGATCGTCTCAATGGTGTGGATTTAAACCGGAATGGTACCGTGTTTTTCGGCGTTCAACCTGATAACAGTACTCCATCGAGCTTGATTTACGGTGGGCCTTCGGCGCAGTCCGAGTCCGAGACTCAGGCGCTATTGGCTGCTGCACAACTGGGGCCAAGAAATCGACTGCGTTTTTATCAAGATACACACTCTTTTTCTCGAGTTTTATTTGTCCCTCAACCAAGTAATACCCGACGCAACGCTATTACCAATAGTTTGGCCTCGAAGTTTCAAAGTACGACCCAAGCGCAAGGCGCAAACTATTTTCCAGTGATCGATCAAGTCGGTAGCGGTATTCCAACGACAGCCGATTATTTCGCATACACCGATTTAATTCCGACTTGGACCCTTGAGATTGAGCCACCACAAGGTTTTGCGAATGAGCCCAACGGCGGTGCTTTTTACGGTGGAACAGGGGCCAGTCACTCCGGCTTTATTATGCCAGACAGCGAAATCGGACGAACTCGTGACCAGTTAGCGCCAGCACAAATATTGATGTTTTATCATCAAGCCGGGCCAGCCCATGTGACCAATGTGCGATTAGTTGATAGTGATGGCAATGATGTTTATGCGGCGAGTTGGAGCAGTGGTAATACAGGACGTAACTTAAATGTGGCGACCAATAACACGCTTAATGGAGGAGAAACTTACTCGCTGTACGTTAGCTTTAGTAAGCCGATGCGCGTTCGTAATAGCTCAGGGAGTATTACCCAGTACACTGGACAGTCTGCTACTTTAAGGCCGTCAGTCTCGATTTCAGGAAACGGTGGTAGCGGCAACTTTACACGTAATATCAGCGTCTCGAACAGCAACTGGCTAAATGCTGACGTTGATGGTTTCTCCTTTGATCAATACCATGATGATGCATTTAAAGTGGACTTTACCCTGCCTACTGATATCCCTGTCAGTTCAAACGCGGGCTCAACGTCCATTGCCATCAATATTTCGGCACAGGATCTGGCGGGATTATCGCTGGATGCTGATCCTTCAACCGTGGTTGACTGGAATTCTGGAGCATGGATACGTTATGAAAACTCAGATGGCCAAGCCGGTGACTCTGGTGGTATTGATTCTTCTTACAACTTATCAGTTTCTAATCAAGGGTTAACGCTTACAGAGCCGCAGTCTAGCGGTGGTGGAGGCGGCAGTTTCTCCTGGTCATTAGTTACGTTATTGAGCCTATTCGGCTTAATAGGTTGGAAGCGACGCTATCACTAA